The following coding sequences lie in one Bacteroidota bacterium genomic window:
- a CDS encoding DMT family transporter, whose protein sequence is MKSQSKAYTFALLTILFWSTMSSAFKLTLRVINYEQLVFYAVWSAAFALMAITLLQRKNHMLLQQSANGIWHSMLMGLINPAAYYLVLFRAYELLPAQEAGVLNYSWPVVLVLLSAIFLRQRITWLGMLSILVSFGGLLVISTKGRVLELSFSSPAGVALAIGSAFLWASYWIMNLRDTRDAVVKLTTNMLFGAIYITIYMLAGAKPMQIPVNGALGAVYIGLFEMGITFVFWLLALENSINTARVSNLIFLSPFIALFWIRILVGERILLSTVVGLVLIIAGIVMQQFSTVRKASEAL, encoded by the coding sequence ATGAAATCGCAGTCGAAGGCCTACACTTTTGCATTGCTCACCATTTTGTTCTGGAGCACGATGAGCTCGGCTTTCAAGCTGACCCTCAGAGTTATAAATTACGAGCAATTGGTCTTCTATGCGGTTTGGTCTGCCGCATTTGCTTTAATGGCAATTACTTTGCTGCAGCGTAAAAACCACATGCTGTTGCAGCAGTCAGCCAACGGCATTTGGCATTCGATGTTGATGGGGCTGATCAATCCGGCAGCCTATTACCTGGTGTTGTTCAGGGCCTACGAGCTGTTGCCTGCCCAGGAAGCAGGTGTGCTCAACTATTCCTGGCCGGTAGTGCTGGTGCTGCTCTCAGCAATATTTCTGAGGCAACGCATCACCTGGCTGGGCATGCTTTCAATTTTAGTCAGTTTTGGCGGGCTGCTGGTGATAAGCACAAAAGGGCGCGTTCTTGAGCTTTCGTTCAGCTCACCGGCGGGCGTTGCCCTCGCCATAGGCAGCGCTTTTCTCTGGGCATCTTACTGGATTATGAATCTGCGCGACACGAGGGATGCTGTGGTTAAGCTCACTACGAATATGCTGTTTGGTGCAATCTACATCACAATATACATGCTGGCTGGCGCCAAACCAATGCAGATCCCTGTCAATGGAGCACTGGGGGCAGTTTACATCGGTTTGTTCGAAATGGGAATCACTTTTGTTTTTTGGCTGCTGGCATTGGAAAACAGCATCAACACGGCAAGGGTGAGCAACCTGATTTTTCTGTCACCGTTTATCGCCTTGTTCTGGATCAGAATACTTGTCGGCGAACGCATCCTGCTGTCCACTGTTGTGGGACTCGTGTTGATCATTGCCGGCATTGTCATGCAACAATTCTCAACGGTAAGAAAAGCATCTGAGGCATTATGA
- a CDS encoding inositol monophosphatase — protein sequence MNLTHLAQETAAICRLAGSFIESQRSRLTNAMVEEKSHHNLVSYVDKEAERILMEGFSRLLPGSGFLAEESGSHAGSTFVWIIDPLDGTTNYVHGVPVYSVSVALQQDGKTILGVVYDIPRNELFSATIGEAAQLNGKPVNVSNAPSLDSSLLATGFPYHDFSRMPQYLKLFERMMRHSRGVRRLGSAALDLAWVACGRFDAFFEYSLHPWDIAAGAFIVEQAGGIVTTFDGNTDYLFGNDIIAGTATVHSGLMAHIRECFG from the coding sequence ATGAATCTAACGCATCTCGCTCAGGAAACAGCGGCCATCTGCAGGCTGGCGGGTTCGTTTATCGAATCGCAGCGAAGCCGGCTTACCAATGCGATGGTTGAGGAAAAATCGCATCACAACCTGGTATCCTATGTGGACAAAGAGGCTGAGCGCATACTGATGGAGGGTTTCAGCCGCCTGCTTCCTGGTTCCGGATTTCTGGCCGAAGAAAGTGGCAGCCATGCAGGAAGCACGTTTGTGTGGATTATCGACCCGCTTGATGGCACTACCAATTATGTGCACGGAGTGCCGGTTTACTCGGTAAGTGTAGCTTTACAGCAGGACGGCAAGACAATTCTTGGTGTTGTGTACGACATACCCCGCAACGAGCTTTTTTCGGCCACCATTGGCGAAGCCGCGCAACTCAACGGCAAACCTGTGAATGTGAGCAATGCACCATCACTCGACAGCAGCTTGCTGGCCACAGGTTTTCCGTATCACGATTTCAGCAGAATGCCGCAGTATCTGAAGCTGTTTGAGCGGATGATGCGGCACTCGCGCGGTGTCCGCAGGCTGGGCAGTGCAGCACTCGATCTGGCCTGGGTGGCATGTGGCCGCTTCGATGCATTTTTCGAATACAGCCTTCACCCTTGGGACATTGCTGCGGGTGCCTTCATTGTGGAACAAGCAGGTGGAATTGTAACCACTTTCGACGGAAATACTGATTACCTGTTTGGAAACGATATCATTGCCGGCACTGCGACGGTGCATTCAGGGCTTATGGCGCACATCAGGGAGTGCTTTGGTTAG
- a CDS encoding DEAD/DEAH box helicase, whose protein sequence is MKFSDFSLAAPILEGLDAIGFEQPTPIQEQAIPVILQGRDLIACAQTGTGKTAAFLLPVIHSIITQSQSGTGIKALIIAPTRELAIQIDQQLQGLAYFTNISSIAVYGGGSGALFDQEKKALQQGADVVVATPGRLIAHLNLGYVDFSELRFLVLDEADRMLDMGFLPDINRIIANLPADRQSLLFSATMPDGIRRLAAGILRNPEHINLAVSKPAENVRQKACLMHEDQKILLILHLLANDDYPLVLIFAGTRQLVKETEKALRSKGMSVRAIHSDLTQEERNEVMNLFRAGQIRVLVATDIASRGIDVDNISLVINFNVPADAEDYVHRVGRTARAERTGEALTLVSPKEFGKFRRIEQLLGIEVEKVPLPAELGEGIPPEAYTESRGRDRQRPKRKPRSKTHKTAGSQRPEKTANQGSSESTGTEGRRDKKPKNKRRRGPRKPGGANQSTP, encoded by the coding sequence TTGAAGTTTTCAGATTTTAGTCTGGCCGCTCCGATTTTAGAGGGGCTGGATGCCATAGGCTTCGAACAGCCTACCCCGATACAGGAACAAGCTATTCCTGTGATTTTGCAAGGTCGCGATCTGATTGCCTGTGCCCAGACAGGAACAGGCAAAACAGCCGCATTCTTGCTCCCGGTGATTCATTCCATCATCACCCAGAGCCAGTCCGGAACGGGAATCAAGGCGCTCATCATCGCTCCTACCAGGGAGTTGGCCATACAAATTGACCAGCAGCTCCAGGGGCTGGCCTATTTTACCAACATCAGCTCCATTGCCGTATATGGTGGCGGTTCCGGTGCGCTTTTCGACCAGGAAAAAAAGGCCCTTCAGCAGGGGGCCGATGTGGTTGTGGCTACGCCGGGCAGGCTCATCGCCCATCTTAACCTGGGCTATGTGGACTTCAGCGAGCTGAGGTTTTTGGTGCTCGACGAAGCCGACCGCATGCTCGACATGGGCTTTCTGCCCGACATCAACCGGATCATTGCCAACCTTCCTGCCGATCGCCAGAGCCTGTTGTTTTCCGCCACCATGCCCGATGGCATCCGACGTCTGGCAGCCGGCATTCTTCGTAATCCCGAACATATCAACCTGGCGGTTTCAAAACCCGCTGAAAATGTGCGGCAGAAAGCCTGCCTGATGCATGAAGACCAGAAAATTCTCCTGATACTCCACCTGCTCGCCAACGACGACTACCCGCTGGTATTAATTTTTGCCGGCACACGTCAACTGGTAAAGGAAACGGAAAAGGCGCTAAGAAGCAAAGGGATGTCGGTGCGGGCCATACATTCCGATCTTACGCAGGAAGAACGCAACGAGGTCATGAACCTCTTCCGTGCCGGACAGATCAGGGTGCTGGTAGCCACCGACATTGCCTCCAGAGGAATTGATGTGGATAATATCAGTCTGGTAATCAACTTCAATGTACCTGCAGATGCGGAGGATTATGTGCACCGGGTAGGTCGTACGGCCCGTGCCGAGCGCACCGGTGAAGCGTTGACGCTGGTTTCGCCTAAAGAGTTCGGAAAATTTCGCCGCATCGAACAATTGCTGGGGATCGAGGTCGAAAAAGTTCCTCTTCCTGCGGAACTGGGTGAGGGAATTCCTCCTGAAGCATACACTGAGTCGAGAGGCCGCGACAGGCAACGGCCGAAACGAAAACCTCGTAGCAAAACACACAAAACGGCCGGATCGCAAAGACCGGAAAAAACTGCGAACCAAGGTTCGTCTGAAAGCACGGGAACGGAAGGCAGGAGGGATAAAAAGCCAAAAAACAAGCGTCGGAGAGGTCCGCGCAAGCCGGGCGGTGCTAACCAAAGCACTCCCTGA
- a CDS encoding nodulation protein NfeD, producing MFAKYSLSVYFLTLLIFGLSASGAGQNDTLQKETRKTKVYTFHIKEEIAPPVWRTTQMAFNRAAELEADLILIQMNTYGGMVDMADSIRTKILNSSIPVYVFINNNAASAGALISIACDSIYMVKGANIGAATVVNQTGEVVPDKFQSYMRAMMRSTAEAKGRNPEIAQAMVDPSIYVPGVSDSGKVLTLTTSEAIRHGFAEAQAETIEEVLKRAGHEPYEIIEHQLSSLDRVINFLIKPVVSGILIMLIIGGLYFELQTPGVGFPLAAAVTAAILYFAPLYLEGLASHWEIVVFVVGVILLMIEIFALPGFGVAGITGLILMVGSLSFAMVESFDLSGSNPVDLSPLIQAFFTVIIAVFFAIAGSLYLSRKLFTSSRLGHLALQHVQDANAGYTTASTDYSGMIGKSGTAHTILRPSGKVDIEGELYDATLITGFAEEGEQVEVVSYHTGQLFVRKKS from the coding sequence ATGTTTGCAAAGTATTCATTATCTGTATATTTCTTAACATTACTCATATTCGGCCTATCGGCTTCGGGGGCCGGGCAGAATGATACCCTTCAAAAAGAAACCAGAAAAACCAAGGTTTACACCTTCCACATTAAAGAGGAAATTGCTCCTCCGGTCTGGCGAACCACGCAAATGGCATTCAATCGGGCAGCCGAACTGGAAGCCGACCTGATTCTGATTCAGATGAACACTTATGGAGGCATGGTGGATATGGCCGACAGTATTCGCACCAAGATCCTCAACTCGAGCATTCCGGTTTATGTATTCATCAACAACAATGCAGCCTCAGCCGGGGCGCTCATCAGCATTGCCTGCGACAGCATTTACATGGTAAAGGGTGCCAATATCGGAGCTGCCACAGTGGTCAACCAAACCGGCGAAGTTGTCCCCGATAAGTTTCAATCGTATATGCGTGCCATGATGCGGAGCACCGCCGAAGCCAAAGGACGCAACCCGGAGATAGCTCAGGCCATGGTTGACCCTTCAATTTATGTGCCCGGGGTTTCCGATTCGGGCAAGGTACTCACCCTCACCACCTCCGAAGCCATCAGGCATGGTTTTGCCGAAGCACAGGCAGAAACCATTGAGGAAGTGCTGAAAAGGGCCGGACACGAACCCTATGAAATTATCGAGCATCAACTGAGTAGTCTCGACAGGGTGATTAACTTTCTCATCAAGCCTGTCGTGAGTGGTATCCTGATCATGCTGATTATCGGGGGATTGTATTTCGAATTGCAGACTCCCGGCGTCGGGTTTCCGCTGGCTGCCGCTGTTACTGCAGCCATCCTCTATTTTGCCCCGCTGTATCTGGAAGGTTTGGCCTCGCACTGGGAAATTGTGGTTTTTGTTGTCGGGGTGATCCTGTTGATGATCGAGATATTTGCGCTGCCTGGTTTTGGCGTGGCCGGAATCACAGGACTGATCCTGATGGTTGGAAGCCTGAGTTTTGCCATGGTCGAAAGCTTTGACCTGAGCGGAAGCAATCCGGTGGATCTTTCACCGCTCATTCAGGCCTTTTTCACAGTTATTATTGCTGTGTTTTTTGCAATTGCCGGATCGCTTTACCTTAGCCGGAAGCTGTTTACCTCCAGCCGGCTCGGACATCTGGCTTTGCAGCATGTGCAGGACGCAAACGCGGGTTACACAACCGCCAGCACCGATTACTCGGGCATGATCGGGAAAAGTGGCACAGCCCACACCATCCTCAGGCCATCGGGAAAGGTTGATATTGAGGGGGAACTTTACGATGCCACGCTTATCACAGGTTTTGCCGAAGAAGGCGAACAGGTAGAAGTTGTTTCGTACCATACCGGTCAGCTTTTTGTGCGTAAGAAGTCATGA
- a CDS encoding O-acetyl-ADP-ribose deacetylase: MKTTDIIRLIKGDITKLSVDAIVNAANNRLMGGGGVDGAIHRAAGPELLQACSLIGYCATGDAKATEGFRLSAKYVIHTVGPVWRGGNNQEPEQLASCYQRSLEEAASLKCRTVAFPNISTGVYGFPKEQAARIALGTVTTYLENHPGQFDEIIFVCFDDTNFELYLNLLNQPDNRQMR; the protein is encoded by the coding sequence ATGAAAACCACAGACATCATCCGCCTCATAAAAGGCGACATCACAAAGCTCAGTGTTGATGCCATTGTTAATGCGGCCAACAACAGGCTGATGGGTGGTGGGGGCGTTGACGGCGCCATTCACCGGGCTGCCGGCCCTGAACTCCTCCAGGCCTGCAGCCTGATTGGTTATTGTGCTACCGGGGATGCCAAAGCCACAGAGGGCTTCAGGCTGTCGGCAAAATACGTCATTCACACTGTAGGACCAGTGTGGCGGGGTGGCAACAATCAGGAACCAGAGCAGCTTGCATCGTGCTACCAGCGAAGCCTCGAGGAAGCAGCCTCGCTGAAGTGCCGCACTGTGGCGTTTCCGAACATCTCCACCGGTGTTTATGGCTTTCCCAAAGAACAAGCAGCCCGCATAGCCTTAGGGACTGTAACAACATATCTGGAAAATCACCCCGGCCAGTTCGACGAAATTATCTTCGTCTGTTTCGACGACACCAATTTCGAGCTTTATCTAAACCTGTTAAACCAGCCCGACAACAGACAGATGCGCTAA
- a CDS encoding carbohydrate binding family 9 domain-containing protein, with product MKTLPRIFSLIFIILGSYYSTYSRQSPFTFEATRIAHAVTIDGLLNEKDWETATDLSGFVQLEPYNLRPASFDTRVRVLYDDKGLYVGAHIFDPRPDSLIKDLRKRDEFGLADAFGFKIDPFGDGLNAFGFFVTVRGVQIDSKTNSDDEDDYNWDAVWRSAVEMNDSGWCAEFMIPYAALRFQKSEMPTWNINFFRSIQRYRELSTWYPIDKQQKIQNSQMGSMLLPTTIEPPVRISATPYLSAGLTHFGVQDEWKGSYNLGMDLKLGLSESFTLDMTLIPDFGQVESDQYIYSLSPFEVYYEEKRPFFTEATELFSKGNVFYSRRIGGRPKKFGQIASQYSSDSILRNPESIQLINASKLTGKTSKGLAIGLFNAITAPSKAEILNSNGSVESLVTEPLTNYNMLVFEQALPNNSQVSFFNTHVWRPDWHNSVFVTGGETTLRNKQNKLEWYGMATVSHQSFSREPKSPGVRYLTSAGKISGKFRPNVWLNLVSDLFDPNEMGFMRNNNELNGGLELNYDEYEPRGSVLRWTVRGRLHQNYQYKPHAYVSTYVQADGRLTLQNHLTIGGYFNSLPFGKVDFYEARRKGMPFGRPAEYAFGFWGSPDYRKRLIADYRFNFSLIPDWESHNLNIRLSPRWRVNDQAILVPSISYDSQKNNRGFLRDSSQGDQTRIIFGKRDVNTISGSVAFDYSFSPNTSLVLRMRHYVLQVDYKDFYTLNADGSLSPDDYSADEDFVVNNLNVDLLFRWNFLPGSEMLLIWKQALNAQNKGQDSLRTYFDHFAELGQTPGINNLSFKVLYYIDWNQLKPVGRKS from the coding sequence ATGAAAACCCTGCCACGAATTTTTTCCCTGATTTTCATTATTTTAGGTTCATACTATTCTACCTATTCCCGGCAGTCGCCATTTACATTCGAAGCCACCCGCATCGCGCATGCCGTTACCATTGATGGCTTACTAAATGAAAAAGACTGGGAAACAGCAACTGATCTGTCAGGTTTTGTGCAGTTGGAACCTTACAACCTGAGGCCTGCCAGCTTCGATACCAGGGTCAGGGTGCTTTACGACGACAAGGGCTTGTATGTAGGTGCGCACATTTTCGATCCCCGGCCCGACAGCCTGATCAAAGACCTGCGTAAACGCGACGAGTTTGGCCTGGCCGATGCGTTTGGATTTAAAATCGACCCTTTTGGCGACGGACTGAATGCTTTCGGCTTTTTTGTGACCGTCAGAGGTGTACAGATCGACTCCAAGACCAATTCCGACGATGAGGACGACTACAACTGGGATGCCGTTTGGCGATCAGCTGTTGAGATGAACGATTCAGGATGGTGCGCCGAATTTATGATCCCATATGCTGCACTGCGTTTTCAAAAAAGCGAAATGCCGACCTGGAACATCAACTTTTTCAGGAGTATTCAGCGCTACCGCGAGCTAAGCACCTGGTATCCCATTGATAAGCAGCAGAAAATCCAAAACAGCCAGATGGGAAGCATGTTGCTCCCAACCACCATCGAACCGCCCGTACGAATCAGCGCAACGCCCTATCTGTCAGCCGGTCTGACGCACTTTGGTGTGCAAGATGAGTGGAAAGGATCATATAATTTGGGAATGGATCTGAAACTTGGGCTATCCGAAAGTTTTACGCTCGACATGACGCTGATTCCTGATTTCGGCCAGGTCGAATCGGATCAATACATTTACAGCCTCTCGCCTTTCGAGGTGTACTATGAAGAAAAACGTCCTTTCTTCACCGAGGCTACCGAGCTCTTCAGCAAAGGCAATGTATTTTACTCGCGTCGCATAGGCGGACGACCCAAAAAATTCGGGCAGATTGCATCGCAATATTCAAGCGACAGCATCCTGCGCAATCCCGAAAGCATCCAGCTGATCAATGCAAGCAAGCTCACAGGAAAAACCTCCAAAGGTCTGGCCATCGGACTCTTTAACGCTATAACAGCTCCTTCTAAAGCCGAAATATTAAACAGCAATGGTTCCGTCGAATCATTGGTTACTGAACCGCTCACCAACTACAACATGCTCGTGTTTGAGCAGGCCCTGCCCAACAACAGCCAGGTTAGCTTTTTCAATACCCATGTGTGGCGCCCCGATTGGCACAACTCGGTGTTTGTAACCGGAGGCGAAACAACGCTTCGCAACAAACAAAACAAGCTCGAATGGTATGGGATGGCCACTGTGTCGCACCAAAGTTTCAGCCGGGAACCAAAATCACCCGGAGTCCGTTACCTGACCAGTGCAGGCAAAATCAGCGGAAAGTTCCGGCCAAATGTGTGGCTCAACCTTGTGAGCGACCTTTTCGACCCCAACGAGATGGGTTTTATGCGAAACAACAATGAGCTCAATGGGGGATTAGAACTCAATTACGACGAATACGAACCCAGGGGAAGCGTCCTCAGGTGGACTGTCCGTGGCCGATTGCATCAAAACTACCAATACAAGCCACATGCCTACGTATCCACATATGTGCAGGCCGACGGCAGACTAACTTTGCAGAATCACCTGACCATCGGAGGTTATTTCAACTCACTTCCTTTTGGCAAGGTGGACTTTTATGAAGCCAGGCGCAAAGGCATGCCCTTCGGGCGGCCCGCCGAGTATGCTTTTGGATTTTGGGGCTCACCTGATTACCGCAAACGCCTCATCGCAGATTATCGTTTCAATTTTAGCCTCATTCCCGACTGGGAAAGCCACAACCTCAACATCCGTCTAAGTCCGCGCTGGCGCGTAAACGACCAGGCCATCCTCGTGCCCTCGATCAGTTATGATTCGCAGAAAAACAACCGTGGCTTTTTGCGCGACAGTTCCCAGGGCGATCAGACGCGCATCATTTTTGGCAAACGCGATGTGAACACCATCTCAGGCAGTGTGGCATTCGATTACTCCTTCAGCCCAAATACTTCGCTGGTGCTTCGCATGCGCCACTATGTGCTGCAGGTTGACTACAAGGACTTCTACACACTGAATGCCGACGGAAGCCTGTCGCCCGACGACTATTCTGCAGATGAGGATTTTGTGGTCAACAACCTGAATGTGGATTTGCTGTTCCGGTGGAATTTCCTGCCGGGCA